The window AAAGTGGTCTTTCCAACATTAAATTATGACGATAAATGATGGTTTATTATAGTTATTGACATAGTTGAAACATTCGCAACCGCAGACGAGTGAGACCGCGAAATGAAAAGACCGAACCGCCTATCGAGTGTTCAGACCAGCTGAGCTCGGGCCACAGGCCGGCCCAGCGTAAAGCCATATTTATGAACATGATTCGTGCCGATTCGGCATTACTTTACCTGCTGGCTTACATCGTCCGATTCCAGGAAGAAATGCTAATGAGGCGGGTCGGTCTACATTCTACTGAGGGAGAGACGATGACTGACAAAGACCCAAATGACGCCTCGGATGGGAGGACATATTTTCACTAGGGAAATCGCATCACATTTTTATATCTAATAATCTATTCAGCAGCACTTGAAATGAATTGCATGTGTGCCTGTTGATGGATGTGTACttactctttttctttctctctctctcacttctcaTCTTTCTCCACACGGCTTTTTGTGAGAGCAGCATCTGGGCCGTCAGCTGTGTGGCATGAAAGGACTGTTATTAGTACAGAAAGATGTAGgtaggggtggggtgggggtggggggggggggggggggggggcaggagagcTGGAAACAAGCAGAGGCCAAAAGACTGCAGCCGGAGACTCGggtgtgttttcttctcttccgtCTCCGCTGCTTCGATTCCCTCTTTTTAAACTCCCCGGCGCAAGTCAATGCAGCGCCACAATAAAAGCTTCACATTTTACATTCTTATTTGCGTTGGGAGGAATTTTAgaacttcttttcctttttttttgttgtagtttATGGATAAGTTCGACGCTTCGAAAGTTAATTTCATGCTCCCAAACTGCTGACTGTAAATACTCTTGACTGAGATTGGAGAGCTGGTTCGAGGTCACTGGGGGGTCAGCTGTGCTGTGTGGGCCGGAGGGCTATTTGtaagatgaggggggggggggggaaagagaggctgaaagagaaataaaaaataaaacgcaGAGCAAATATGAACGCTGCTTGCGGCCACATCACCTGGTGCTTTGGCACATTGTCCTTTGGAATTTGGAAACGAATCAGAAACTGAAATGCAGAGTAAGAGAGAAACGGATAGGAGGGGAAACAAATATTTACTCAGAAATAATTCTGTGTGGAATTTCTTTTGGGGTTGATTGTGAAAAAGCTCCCTTGAAACTACAATAGGGCCCATTGAGCAGCGCAGGCTGAGTGTAAGTGTCAAAGTTGGACCTCGTCCAGGGACCAGGTTTCTCTTAAAGCCGGGGAAAGAAAAGACGGACTGTTTTATGgaaggagagaaacacacacacacacacacacgcgctctgttctccttttctttttttacataatgACCATTTACAGATGCCTGTCCAGAGAAATAGgcatgcacttttttttcttcaaactgCAGGTAATATTGTTATCCGACGTCCTCAATGTATCCCGTCAGTTGTTTAACGAGGAGTCCACCAAGTGAGAAGTACATTAGGACAGATGGACTCCTTCCATTTTAATTAGAGGAGAGGCTAAAGCAGGATTTACTCCttaacaactttaaaaaaaaagacttcaggATGCATGGAGGTTAATATGTAGGATGTGGCGACATGTAGCATTAAGGTCGCAGAGTGTAACCAACTGAAACGTTTGGTTTGTCCACTCTGGGCCACTGTAGGAACATCGGGGCCAGCTCCCTGAAGAACACCTGCTCCGTATATGTAAACGGCTCAATCTAAAGTAACGAAAACACAACTCGTCGTATTTTCACGTGATTTAATACAGCAAAACATACTTcgtacacactgttccttttaaaACAGTGCAGGAAGGACAAAGCAGTGCTAAACGTGTTCGGCCCCAGGGGGGGTTTCTCCTGTCATGTTGCTATAGGAAGTTTGCTCTCTCTGAGCAAACTGATATAATAGCGCCCCCATGACAGGAGCGGTGctgttttatgtgtttgtgttgttagcatGGGACATTGCACAACAGCTCCCAGCTATGGGCCGGTGCATGCAGGCGTTTGTTTGTAGGCGTGGGCGCATTCTGCATGAATCCCCTACCGGCATCCTTCTTATAAAACGCATGGGTGGCCGGCCTGTTTACTGTGTGGGTTTGCAAACAATGCTCACTCATTAGGCTTAGACCAGTGAGTCATTTACAATGGTTAAATACAATTACCACTTAACAAGAGTGTTTTTCAATCATAATCTTTATTTCCATTTTGCCTCCAGCTCACTGCTGGTATGGAAGAATTCCACTTTGTCCattgaaagcacacacacattaaacatctTGTAAAATAcatgtagggggggggggggggttgtgcaCTTTTATAGAACACTTACACATTCATTATTAATCATTTCACCTGGGAAATTGGGGGTAGATGatttttaacaatatttaccCATGCTAGCGGCATGGCTCTTTTTCATTTATGACCAAATAACATTAATATTGACATTATCATCAGCTTCAGCTGtacttttgtgtttattgctaaTTAGCGAACATCAAAGTGCTAAATTATCACCCGCTTTCGATTTCGACACTTTTGCCGGAGCCATCTTGATTTGTAGCATTCAGTAGTGACAGGAGAGGGCGTGGTTAAGGTTTGAAGACGTAAACAAGTGGTttcaacctgtcaatcacaaggtagctgTACCCTAGTCACTGCTTTATGGTATATTGTACTCTAAATAGGAAcatattttactaaataaactgcTTCCACTATTGAAATTGATCAAGCACAAATACACAAGcccatgtacacacagacacgcacaaaCTGACTTGCAGTACGTGTTGCTGGTATCCAGGATAATTACACCTACACTTGCACCTttgttcccttcttcttctctttcctggACTCCCCCTCCTGTGATCTCTCCCGTCGAGTTGAGTGATGTCTTAAAAGGAAAGGGAAGTTAATGACAAACAgaatccctcccccccccccccccccccgcctgtaAATCTAATCCATCCTCTTACAAGCAGAAGGTGgaaactgagaaaaaaaaaaaaagacgactcgacgctttttttttattttttgggataTTCATTTAATGATGATATCGCTCTTTCCACTTTTACAAATAAGTTCACACTTTAACAAACGAATAAACGACATCAAAGAGCTTCCCAAAATAAACAGGGAAAAATTAACAATCGCATCAAAAATAATTGTGGTTATCTTCAATGTATTCTATTTGACAAACAATTATTCCagttgcatttgtttgtgtgggtTACAAAGACATGTTAGCAGGGAAGTGTTAAGTGTGCTCTGGGAATACTGAAGGTAAGTAACTTTACTGACATCCACAGATGCGTCTTTGGTGTGTTTGCCTGTCGGTAGAGTTGTTTGGTGCTTAAAGTACTCCGTGACCTGCGGGCCGATGCTGACGCTAACTGATAGTAACTTGATGTCTGCAGTTCTTTGCACAAGACAGAACACGCATTATCACTGAAGTtgacacatctatacacacactcacacacacacacacacacacacacacacacacacacacacacacacacacacacacacacacacacggtaactTTGAGGTCCTTCTTTGTCCTATATTCACAGATTTGGATCTCAGCACACTTTTCTCATTGCCCTCTATATGacaagtataaaaaaaaaaagtctgttcCTCTTATGGACATAGTCTTGTTAGGTGTAAGGGAGCAAAACTGGGACCCTCCTTGCCATGGAGGAATTGTGCAAAGCATTACGCCGAGCAGGCTATTTTTACTCGAGGGAAACGCAGCACACAACCACCAGGCCAAGTAGCATGATATTAATTGTGGTTTAGGGATAAAACTGAGTTTCCCTTGcggtaaatataaataataaataaagtctctAAAGTTTTGCTGTGTAGTCATTCGAGTGCTTACTGTAATTGACGGCAAGCTACAAACTGTATGAAATTTATTGCAGCACTGACTCAAGAGGGGGTTCATTCAACTGCTTCCCTCTGTACCTTTTGTAATCCTGTTTACCTTCTCCCTTTGTGGTGGCGAAGCAGACTGAGGGCTTCAGAACCGAGAAGGGGGATTTAGTCTTGAGTCTGTCCAGGCTCACATCTACTTAGGCTGTCTGACATTCTGGGGGTAAAGCCCTTTGATTGACTTTGCTGGTACCAAACGAGTTTTAATCTTCAAAGATTTTAATCTGCTGTTTTGTCTGTTAGTcacaagaagtgtgtgtgtgtgtgtgtggggggggggggggtggggagactATAGAAGGCTgttacacaacaacatttaatatGAAGAGACAggtgtaaaaaaacatatatacaaaaacaaagagtttTAAAGCCAAATAAAGAATACAAGCAtctgctattttcttttttatcttcaTTTGGTGTCTTAAAGGTCATTCACAGCGAGCACTGATCCCTTTGGGGTAGTACTAAGGCGTTACAACATGCAGCAAAAACAATTGCTGTGTTTAGTTGGGCTGTCGTGGTGGGGAAAGGGCAGCACAAGCCCATTTCAGTGCACTCTATTTTCTGAACAGATAAAGAAGGGCCTGAGGTCGCCATTTCCCTTAACCCTAggtttcagccaatcacaacaCACCATCAGTCCCAGCGTCACAGCGTGGGAGCTGAGAGGTGGCCTTTCCAGCAATGCGAGTAAGGAAATATTGTTGAAGCAGAATGGATGTAAATGGAGTAGAGGAAAGTCCAAACCAATGTTTTTGAACATGTTTAAAGTCTACTTAAGACAACCAGAGGGCATTAAATATATGTCCAGTTTCTCCTTTGCTGTTGATATTGTGTCCTCCACTTTCACAACTCCATTTGCTGCTCTCTGTATTTCACCAGTGGGGAAAACAGAGCCTCCTTTAGGTCTGAGTCAAAGTCAGGTGTCAAAAGTAGGAGGGCTTGTGTGAAGTCATATTGTTATTTGATGTACAGTGATCCTGTAGTAGCAACTCCTCATATTCCAGATTGTCATTCTGAACAGCAGGTTCAGGGATCATAAGTTGGGGCTGTTTCTGAGGCAGTGCCCCATTGTCCATACCAGCCTTCACTCCATCCAACTCTAGCTGGGAGGGCTCACATTCTAGGTCCAGGTGGCCCTTGGCCCTTTTCCTGCGAAGATAGCATACCACTCCCACTGCTATTGCTATTAGTACCAGCAGTAACAAGATGGCAATTGCAGGCGCCAGCATAGTTGTCAGCCTCTGGTCATCAATCTGTTGACGACGGTTGCTGACACTTTCAGCAACTGTATGGGCTTCAGTGCAGACACTGTCTGCGCCACTAGGGGCACCTAGTGGACTGGCACACACCGTGTAAGTGGAGTTGGGCTGCAGGCCTCTGAGTATATACTCTGGGAAGGATGCTGGTAGGCTAAGTTGAATCGGCCTGCGGTCTGGCCCAGAGAGATTACGATAGGTTAAGCGGATTCCACGGATGTAAGGCCGCATTTCAATGTAGCGGTGGAGGTCCAGCAGGATTGAAGTTGTGGTCGCTTGATGTGAGCGGATGTCTGGTGTATCTACGCTGACAGTTGCCTTGGGGACGTCAGCTTCAGGTGGTGAAGGCGGGTGATGTTTTTGGACTTCACAATACATGCCAGAGGTGCCATGTGGACAGGTACATTCTACCTGACCGTGCTGGTCCAACCGACAAGTACCCCCATTCAGACAGGTGTGAGGAGGACAGAAATGCTGCTCCTCGCCTGGGTCCATACTGCTGCTACTGGGGGATGCAGGGACAGGGGGCAGGGGAGAGTCATCTTTGATTGTCGGGTTGTCACTGGCCCTGGGGACTAGAATAGTTCTAGTAGTACTCAGGAAGGTAGTGACAGGAACAGGCAGGGTAGTGGTAGTTTTGACTGTACTAGTTGTGACTGTAGTTGTAGTAGGACAGCCAAAATCCCTGTGCTCCAGTCTTTCCAATACCTTTCCAGCATTGATTGGTGGGAAATGGCAGCGGgtctcctctgttctctccaGGGTGATGCTCTGGGCTCTTAGCCATCTTGGGAACCATGCTAAGGTACAGAGACAGTTGAAGGGGTTCTCTGCAACTGTTAGCTTTCTGAGGTGGGGTAAGAGTTGGGTGAACTCTTCAGGAAGGCCCTGCAAACTTAGGCTGCTAATGTCCAACTCCTGCAGCTCTCCAAGGTTCTCCATGTCCTGAACCTTAAGAGGGCCCATTGGGTTCCCAGCCAGGCTGAGGTGAATCAGACCCTGGGTCTCCTTTAGTGCTGAGGGGAAGGACTCAAGTAGGTTTCCTGAGATGTCCAGCTCATGGAGGTTCTTTAGACTACTTATGAGTTCCTTATTCAGGCTGATGAGTCCCACACCACCCAATTTGAGCGACTCAAGGTTTGGGGTTTGGAGATCTGAAGGACCCAAGGTGGGTAAGACATTGAAACGAAGATCCAGCAGCAGTAGTCGTGGCATTGAGAGAGCAGGCAGGGATGTCAGCTGATTGCCTTGCAATTTGAGTTCCAGCAGGTGCTCCAAGCCATTAAAGGCAGCAGGGTGGATGGTCTCGATATGATTACTGTACAAATAAAGGCGCTCAAGCAGTGCCATACCCTGGAAGCATTCCTCTGAAATGTCGGTGATCTGGTTGGATGACAAGTCCAGGTTTTTCAAAGAGGTCAAAGGCTCAAACACCCTATCAGTAAGTTCAGTCAATTTGTTTTGACTGAGGTCCAGCATCTCCAGGTTTTCCAGGCTATCAAAGTCCTCAGTTGTCAATCCCTCAATGCCGTTGGCGAAGAGATAGAGACTTTTTGTGGATGGGGGCACTCCCTTGGGAATGGTAGAGGAGCGTCTCTGGAAACATAAGATGGAGTCTGGCGTGGAACAGGAGCAGTCCTCTGGGCAGTCACTGGACCGGGTGCCATCAGGAAGGATGAGGAAGAGCAGAAAGGGCATCAGTGGAGTGAGAAAGACCTTCATGGTGCAGACTCTTTCTCTATCCAGGCTCAGCCTATAACAAGAGGACACATAATCTGTCAATAATCATCCAGAGCAAAATAATATAGTAAATGCTGACAAATTGAAAACAGGATACGACAGTTGTATGGGCACGTTTGAGTTTAGGAGAAATGAGGAACAGATGCAGCATAATGTTGAATTTCTTGAACAATCCAAATAGTCTCCCTATAGTGTATAGTTTCTGAACCAGCATAGGTCAGCTATTGATGCACTGTGAggctttttattgtgtttcaaaGAGTGAGATTACTATCAAAGGTTTAACTATGCATAGCCAGTGATCAAAGTCAGTCTTTTGTCACAAGGTTTCTCAAACAATAGGGCTGTAGCCGTGACATCAGGCTTCAGAGGGAGTTTTCTGCTAAACTCTGGGAAAGGTTGACAGGAGTGCCAGATTCTTCCTGGAATAACCTGTGTAATAGATAGTTGTGCAGCATGccaaaaaacattgtttctaATGATCCTACAGAttgctatatgtgtgtgtgtacatgaccacacattatttatatatatatatatatatatatatatatatatatatatatatatacggactTCATAGCCTATGAAACAAAAAGGCACACGGCAGCAAAGAACGAATCCAACATACTGAGATGATGTACCAAAGTGAAAACACAAAGCGGCTCTGAAAATGTTTCTGTCCCTCCAGAGCCTCTGAATCAGTGACACACTTGACACACAAGGATTCACCATAAACACTGCTCTTTTCTCTCCAGTTTCATATAACCAATACCGTGTCAACTTTGTTTGGCTGTATGTCTACCATGTTGCACGTGGCCTCTGGCATCTGTGGATAATTAACTTTGTGGCGTTCTAAACTTGGAAAGACGCTTTCCGATAGCTGCTTCTCTGACCGTAGACGCTGTATAAATAACATCGTTTTTATGTTGTCATTACGTAGACTGACGGCCAGTGCTGCTGCTTGCCAAGCAAGTGTCTCCAATTCTGGATGAAATCTACAGAAACGGAAAAGAGTACTGTAGATCATCAGGAGATATGTTACTGAGATTTAAGCCCATTTCACCTGAACCCAAGCCTTCCAAAACAAACGCCCTGGTAGAGCTTCAACAACTCAGTATttgaaaaggagggaggggatgaTGGAGAGGAATGAGGGAAGATAAAGAAGAAACTAGTTGCCGACAAGAGTCCGCATG of the Cyclopterus lumpus isolate fCycLum1 chromosome 8, fCycLum1.pri, whole genome shotgun sequence genome contains:
- the vasnb gene encoding vasorin b is translated as MKVFLTPLMPFLLFLILPDGTRSSDCPEDCSCSTPDSILCFQRRSSTIPKGVPPSTKSLYLFANGIEGLTTEDFDSLENLEMLDLSQNKLTELTDRVFEPLTSLKNLDLSSNQITDISEECFQGMALLERLYLYSNHIETIHPAAFNGLEHLLELKLQGNQLTSLPALSMPRLLLLDLRFNVLPTLGPSDLQTPNLESLKLGGVGLISLNKELISSLKNLHELDISGNLLESFPSALKETQGLIHLSLAGNPMGPLKVQDMENLGELQELDISSLSLQGLPEEFTQLLPHLRKLTVAENPFNCLCTLAWFPRWLRAQSITLERTEETRCHFPPINAGKVLERLEHRDFGCPTTTTVTTSTVKTTTTLPVPVTTFLSTTRTILVPRASDNPTIKDDSPLPPVPASPSSSSMDPGEEQHFCPPHTCLNGGTCRLDQHGQVECTCPHGTSGMYCEVQKHHPPSPPEADVPKATVSVDTPDIRSHQATTTSILLDLHRYIEMRPYIRGIRLTYRNLSGPDRRPIQLSLPASFPEYILRGLQPNSTYTVCASPLGAPSGADSVCTEAHTVAESVSNRRQQIDDQRLTTMLAPAIAILLLLVLIAIAVGVVCYLRRKRAKGHLDLECEPSQLELDGVKAGMDNGALPQKQPQLMIPEPAVQNDNLEYEELLLQDHCTSNNNMTSHKPSYF